One window of Chryseobacterium sp. JJR-5R genomic DNA carries:
- the rimP gene encoding ribosome assembly cofactor RimP: MEFRKKIEELLNEFLAARTDLFLIDLKFYAGDDITVILDGDNGVSLQDCLDASRAIEFNMDREEHDFSLQVMSAGLSEPLVTPRQFAKNIGREIDVLLNDAAHVEGELAKVDEEKITLILRYRKPKEVGKGKVDVEEEKEIPYSEIKKALVTIKF, translated from the coding sequence ATGGAGTTTAGAAAGAAAATTGAAGAATTATTGAATGAATTCCTGGCGGCAAGAACAGATTTATTTCTTATCGATCTGAAATTTTATGCGGGAGATGATATCACCGTAATCCTGGATGGTGATAACGGAGTTTCATTGCAGGATTGTCTGGATGCAAGCCGTGCCATAGAATTCAATATGGATCGTGAAGAACACGATTTCAGCCTGCAGGTAATGTCTGCCGGATTAAGCGAGCCTTTGGTAACCCCAAGACAGTTCGCGAAGAACATAGGAAGAGAAATTGACGTTTTGCTGAATGATGCAGCACATGTGGAGGGGGAACTGGCAAAAGTGGATGAAGAAAAAATTACATTGATCTTACGTTACCGCAAGCCGAAAGAGGTGGGTAAAGGAAAGGTAGATGTGGAGGAGGAAAAAGAAATTCCATACTCTGAGATTAAGAAAGCATTAGTAACGATTAAATTTTAA
- the nusA gene encoding transcription termination factor NusA → MDNIALIESFGDFKDEKGISKIDLMAIIEDSLKTLLRKRYDSDDHFDVIVNPDKGDFQIFLNKTIVEDDMSEDDDLEIEISDAKKIDPTFEVGEDFTMEIPVAQLGRRNILTLKQILATKLQEHNNAMLYEQFKDKIGEIVVGEIHHIRHKHVILLDDEENEFILPKENQIPSDFFKKGENIRAIVETVDFKGSKPQIIISRTAPKFLEKLLELEIPEIQDGTIMLKKAVRIPGEKAKIAVDAYDDRIDPVGACVGVKGSRIHGVVRELRNENIDVIQWSKNPEILVKRALGNVTINKIDINEEANYALVYTPVEEISKVIGKQGQNIRLASWLSGYEIDVYREASEDDDVDLREFNDDIEQWILDEFKKVGLTTAKSVLDKETESLLNMVDLEEETIEDVKRILREEFED, encoded by the coding sequence ATGGACAATATAGCGTTGATTGAATCCTTTGGTGATTTTAAAGACGAGAAAGGGATCAGTAAGATTGACCTTATGGCAATTATTGAGGATTCTCTGAAGACACTTCTGAGAAAAAGATATGATTCGGATGATCATTTTGATGTCATTGTAAACCCTGACAAAGGAGATTTTCAGATATTTTTAAACAAAACCATTGTTGAAGACGATATGTCTGAAGATGATGACCTGGAAATTGAAATCTCTGATGCAAAAAAAATTGACCCTACCTTCGAAGTGGGAGAAGATTTTACCATGGAGATTCCTGTTGCCCAGCTGGGAAGAAGAAATATCCTTACCCTGAAACAGATTTTGGCTACGAAATTGCAGGAACACAACAATGCCATGCTGTACGAGCAGTTTAAAGATAAAATCGGGGAAATTGTAGTAGGGGAAATCCACCATATCCGTCATAAGCACGTGATTTTGCTGGATGATGAAGAGAATGAATTCATTCTGCCTAAAGAAAATCAGATCCCGTCAGACTTCTTTAAAAAGGGTGAGAATATCAGAGCTATTGTTGAAACGGTAGATTTCAAAGGTTCAAAGCCGCAGATTATTATTTCCAGGACTGCACCTAAATTCTTAGAGAAATTATTGGAGCTGGAGATCCCTGAAATTCAGGACGGAACCATTATGCTGAAGAAAGCGGTAAGGATTCCGGGAGAGAAAGCGAAAATTGCAGTAGATGCTTACGATGACAGAATTGACCCTGTAGGTGCCTGTGTGGGCGTTAAAGGTTCAAGGATCCATGGCGTGGTAAGAGAGTTGAGAAATGAAAACATCGATGTGATCCAGTGGTCTAAAAACCCTGAGATCTTAGTGAAGAGAGCATTAGGAAATGTGACGATCAATAAAATTGATATTAACGAGGAAGCCAATTATGCATTGGTATATACTCCGGTTGAAGAAATTTCCAAAGTAATCGGTAAACAGGGGCAGAATATCAGACTGGCTTCCTGGTTATCAGGATATGAAATTGATGTATACAGAGAAGCCAGTGAAGATGACGATGTGGATTTGAGAGAATTCAATGACGATATCGAACAGTGGATTCTGGATGAATTTAAGAAAGTAGGCCTTACAACTGCAAAATCAGTACTGGATAAGGAAACCGAGAGTCTTTTGAATATGGTGGATCTTGAAGAAGAAACCATTGAAGATGTGAAACGGATTCTGAGAGAAGAATTTGAAGATTAA
- the infB gene encoding translation initiation factor IF-2 — protein sequence MPKIRLNKAVKEFNISMSRLVEFLQAKGIEVESNPNAQLEEAAYSALEAEFAKDGEQRKASHEVVITKVPEEKLEIEEKKTPEVIRAKANKPETKILGKIDLEPKKPEIEETPAPKPEPVVEEKKEEAVPAPAPVPVPEVKATPEKQEFKVLDKIDLSQIESRNRPAKKDKPKMEEKKAEEKPVQKPAEPVKEAPKPVAEKPAEVKPAEPVKAQEESQPQESQKIETVYQKLDGPKIVGEKIDLTQFAPKGAGAKKKRKRIEKPGGQNPQGGNNNQQGGNNNNQQGNQQGNRPQGQGQGNRPAGQGGQGGNRFGNNTQGGAQGNRPPGQAGPGGNRFGNNAQGNRPPGQGGVNRPAGQGAQGGNRFGNNRPGQRTMPVELTDEQVKNQIKETLEKLTNKGGKSKSAKHRKDKRNYRREQDERQQEIDAQDRTLKVTEFITVGELASLMNVSPTEVISACFSLGVMVTMNQRLEADTLLLVADEFGYKIEFSDADLEEADSEDDIDTEDSLLSRAPIVTVMGHVDHGKTSLLDYVRKTNVIAGESGGITQHIGAYNVQLENGQRITFLDTPGHEAFTAMRARGAQVTDIAIIVIAADDDVMPQTKEAISHAQAAGVPMIIAINKVDKPNANPDNIRQQLSGMNILVEEWGGSVQAQEISAKFGNNVDTLLEKVLLQAEMLELKANPERAAQGVVIEASLDKGRGYVSTMLVQTGTLKVGDYVVAGKNHGKVKALLDERGKNLEEAGPSIPATILGLDGAPTAGDKFRVYADESEGKAIANKREQLQRELSIRTKKHTTLEELGRRIALGEFKELNIILKGDVDGSVEALSDQLQRLSTEEISVNILHSGVGQITESDINLAAASDAIIIGFNVRAGANAKDLADREEIEIRTYSIIYKAIDEVKEAMEGMLSPEIQEQVIGNVEIREVFKISKVGTIAGCMVLSGKVTRNSKVRLLRDGIVKFDGELESLKRFKDDVKEVTKGYECGLNLKGYNDIEQGDILEVYEEVSVKKKLK from the coding sequence ATGCCAAAAATTAGATTAAATAAAGCGGTTAAGGAATTCAACATTTCGATGTCCAGGTTAGTAGAGTTTTTACAGGCTAAAGGTATCGAGGTTGAAAGCAATCCTAACGCTCAATTAGAAGAAGCGGCATATTCTGCATTGGAGGCTGAGTTTGCCAAGGACGGCGAACAGCGTAAGGCTTCCCATGAGGTGGTGATCACAAAAGTTCCGGAAGAAAAACTGGAAATTGAAGAAAAGAAAACCCCTGAAGTAATAAGAGCTAAAGCTAATAAACCGGAAACTAAAATCTTAGGTAAAATAGACCTGGAGCCTAAAAAGCCTGAGATTGAAGAAACTCCTGCTCCGAAACCGGAACCTGTGGTGGAAGAGAAAAAAGAAGAAGCTGTTCCTGCACCTGCCCCGGTACCCGTACCTGAGGTAAAGGCAACTCCTGAAAAACAGGAATTTAAAGTTCTGGATAAAATAGATTTGTCCCAGATCGAGTCTAGAAACAGACCTGCGAAAAAAGACAAACCGAAAATGGAGGAGAAAAAAGCAGAGGAAAAGCCTGTACAGAAACCGGCTGAGCCTGTAAAAGAAGCTCCGAAACCTGTAGCTGAAAAACCGGCTGAAGTAAAACCGGCTGAACCGGTAAAGGCCCAGGAAGAATCCCAGCCTCAGGAATCTCAGAAAATCGAAACGGTTTACCAGAAACTTGACGGACCAAAAATCGTAGGAGAAAAGATCGATTTAACGCAGTTTGCCCCTAAAGGAGCAGGTGCTAAAAAGAAGAGGAAGAGAATTGAGAAGCCGGGAGGACAGAATCCTCAGGGCGGAAACAACAATCAGCAGGGAGGTAATAATAATAATCAACAAGGCAATCAGCAGGGGAACCGTCCTCAGGGTCAAGGCCAGGGGAACCGTCCTGCAGGCCAGGGCGGACAAGGCGGAAACCGCTTTGGGAATAATACCCAGGGAGGTGCTCAGGGCAATCGCCCACCTGGCCAGGCCGGGCCGGGCGGAAACCGTTTTGGAAACAATGCCCAAGGGAACCGTCCACCGGGCCAGGGTGGTGTCAATCGTCCTGCAGGTCAGGGTGCACAAGGCGGAAACCGTTTCGGAAACAACAGACCGGGACAGCGTACCATGCCTGTGGAATTAACGGATGAACAGGTTAAAAACCAGATCAAGGAAACCCTTGAGAAACTGACCAATAAAGGAGGTAAATCTAAATCTGCGAAACACAGAAAAGATAAGAGGAATTACCGTAGAGAACAGGATGAACGTCAGCAGGAGATCGATGCACAAGATAGGACATTAAAAGTTACAGAATTCATCACGGTTGGTGAATTGGCAAGTTTGATGAATGTTTCTCCTACAGAAGTAATTTCTGCCTGTTTCTCATTAGGGGTAATGGTAACCATGAACCAAAGGCTGGAAGCTGATACTTTATTATTGGTAGCTGATGAATTCGGATACAAGATCGAATTCTCTGACGCTGATCTTGAAGAAGCAGATTCTGAAGACGATATCGATACGGAAGACAGCCTTTTATCAAGAGCGCCTATCGTAACCGTAATGGGACACGTAGACCACGGTAAAACTTCATTACTGGATTATGTAAGAAAAACCAATGTGATTGCAGGTGAATCTGGAGGGATTACGCAGCACATCGGTGCCTATAACGTGCAGCTTGAAAACGGTCAGAGAATAACATTCCTGGATACACCGGGTCACGAAGCCTTTACGGCGATGAGGGCAAGAGGTGCGCAGGTTACAGATATTGCTATTATTGTAATTGCAGCGGACGATGATGTGATGCCTCAGACAAAAGAAGCCATTTCCCATGCCCAGGCAGCAGGTGTTCCGATGATTATTGCAATCAATAAAGTAGATAAGCCGAATGCCAATCCGGATAACATCCGCCAGCAGCTTTCGGGAATGAATATCCTGGTAGAAGAATGGGGAGGAAGCGTGCAGGCTCAGGAAATTTCGGCGAAATTCGGTAACAATGTAGATACCTTGCTGGAAAAAGTATTGCTTCAGGCTGAGATGCTTGAATTGAAAGCGAATCCTGAACGTGCCGCACAAGGTGTTGTGATTGAAGCATCCTTAGATAAGGGTAGAGGATATGTTTCCACTATGCTGGTACAGACAGGAACTTTAAAAGTCGGTGATTATGTAGTAGCGGGTAAAAACCATGGTAAAGTAAAAGCTTTGCTTGATGAAAGAGGAAAAAACCTTGAAGAGGCAGGCCCATCAATTCCGGCAACCATTTTAGGTTTGGACGGTGCGCCTACAGCGGGTGATAAATTCCGTGTATATGCCGACGAAAGTGAAGGTAAAGCAATTGCCAATAAGAGGGAACAGCTTCAGAGAGAACTTTCGATCAGGACTAAAAAACATACGACGCTTGAAGAACTGGGCAGACGTATTGCTTTAGGTGAATTTAAAGAACTGAACATTATCCTTAAAGGTGACGTTGATGGTTCCGTGGAAGCACTTTCTGATCAATTACAGAGGTTATCAACCGAAGAAATCAGTGTTAACATCCTGCACTCAGGTGTCGGGCAGATCACTGAATCCGATATCAACTTAGCAGCAGCTTCCGATGCCATCATTATCGGATTTAATGTAAGAGCAGGCGCGAATGCCAAAGATCTTGCAGACCGTGAAGAAATTGAAATCAGAACCTATTCAATTATCTACAAAGCGATTGACGAAGTTAAGGAAGCGATGGAAGGAATGCTTTCTCCGGAAATTCAGGAACAGGTAATCGGGAATGTTGAGATCAGGGAAGTCTTTAAGATTTCTAAGGTGGGAACAATTGCCGGTTGTATGGTTCTTTCAGGAAAAGTGACCCGAAACTCCAAAGTACGCCTATTAAGAGACGGTATCGTGAAATTCGACGGAGAGCTTGAAAGCTTGAAGCGTTTCAAAGATGACGTCAAAGAAGTCACCAAAGGCTACGAGTGCGGACTGAACCTTAAAGGGTACAATGATATCGAACAGGGAGACATCCTTGAAGTATATGAAGAAGTTTCCGTGAAGAAGAAATTGAAATAA
- a CDS encoding SusC/RagA family TonB-linked outer membrane protein yields the protein MNVRLRVLSAGVLFFTGQAFFAQTKPVDSTKETKIETVVVQGYRTISKKTAVTSTASVTSETIEGRPNANVMNVVQGQLAGVNITASTGQPGAKSQVIIRGVGTFQGNTDPLYVIDGFPSNSDTFRSINPNDIESLQVLKDATSIAEYGNRGSNGVVVIKTKQGRYGSGKLNFTYSSQYGVSYLQRQRYNYANSNQLLTLEKRYGIGQGATMSDNDIANYGINTDWVDYFLRPAVLSSHTLGIETGGENFNSYTSVGYLDQDGILASTGIKRFNIRSNINGKSENNKFRYYVGIAAGFSKNREATNLGEGAINRNYILGAYAGAPYVSPLEYQNSSQLFSLYQSSGTLLYTPLFLIDKLNQYNNVTDETRLDLTSEVSYKILPELTARLRTNAQLLNTRFTQAEYPNSFNALLFQAAGQEFTGFEDINNRREFTYNNLLGLEYSKKLGDHTFNLAGNFEYNFANLEANNMRQRGLNPKTFIPNTGAGYVGDLSTNDFYAPQISASQLRYNLVSYFGNFDYDYKKRYGFVATARRDGTSRFIGDLQWGTFWSLGARWNINEENFLKDVSFINDLKIRGSWGTVGNQRVIDGTVFAGLNPPRFADIYSIPAAAASSYNGGQIYNINFGDPQLRWETTKTYNIGLDWELFNRRFRGSFDHYNKKTIDLFMPDPTAPILGTINIVRNTNATLVNKGLELNLAYDVIKSENTRFTLRANAARNEQTFDNYPLGLVDQLQNPTYRSINGNMLNLPYVYHYIGVNPANGNLLFEDINGNPTENPTNADRKVYKYNNFPKYQGGFGFDLEWKGFFASTTFTFVSSFARYDYDLANSLDPSNLGTFNVSSDLLNAWTSTNTNTNIPSLNAANFAAQDNSDRFLVDGSYVRLRNAQLGYRLPKSLIQNTFVRDLTITLQGENLYTWTDWKGFDPESNRTNDVYQYPTPRTFTLGLMVKF from the coding sequence ATGAATGTGAGATTACGTGTATTGAGTGCTGGAGTTTTGTTTTTCACAGGGCAGGCATTTTTTGCTCAAACAAAGCCAGTTGATTCAACTAAAGAAACTAAAATTGAAACAGTTGTTGTACAAGGGTATAGAACTATTAGTAAAAAAACGGCAGTAACTTCTACTGCGTCTGTAACAAGTGAAACTATTGAGGGCAGACCAAATGCAAATGTGATGAACGTAGTACAAGGTCAATTAGCTGGAGTGAATATCACTGCCAGTACAGGACAGCCAGGTGCAAAATCACAAGTTATAATTAGAGGTGTTGGGACTTTTCAAGGTAATACTGATCCTCTATACGTAATTGATGGCTTTCCATCCAATAGTGATACTTTTAGATCTATAAATCCTAATGATATTGAGAGCCTGCAAGTATTGAAAGATGCTACATCTATAGCAGAATATGGAAATAGGGGTTCTAATGGTGTTGTTGTTATTAAAACAAAACAGGGAAGGTATGGTTCAGGAAAATTAAACTTTACATATTCCAGTCAATATGGTGTTTCATATCTGCAAAGACAAAGATATAACTATGCAAATTCCAATCAGTTACTAACATTAGAGAAAAGATATGGTATTGGTCAAGGGGCTACTATGTCGGATAATGATATAGCGAATTATGGAATAAATACAGATTGGGTTGATTATTTCTTGAGGCCTGCCGTTTTATCTAGCCATACGTTAGGCATTGAAACAGGAGGGGAAAATTTTAATTCGTACACTTCAGTAGGATACTTAGATCAGGACGGTATACTTGCCTCTACGGGAATAAAAAGATTTAATATCCGATCAAACATTAATGGTAAATCTGAAAATAATAAATTTAGATATTATGTAGGTATTGCAGCTGGTTTCTCTAAAAACCGGGAAGCTACAAATTTAGGAGAAGGAGCAATTAATCGTAATTATATTTTGGGTGCTTATGCAGGAGCTCCCTATGTTTCACCATTAGAATATCAAAATTCAAGTCAATTATTTAGCTTATATCAATCCAGCGGAACATTATTATATACACCACTTTTTCTAATAGATAAATTGAATCAATATAATAATGTCACTGATGAAACTAGATTAGACTTAACATCCGAAGTGTCTTATAAAATTTTGCCTGAGTTAACAGCACGGTTGAGAACTAATGCACAATTATTAAATACACGATTTACTCAAGCAGAATATCCCAATTCATTTAATGCATTGCTATTCCAGGCTGCAGGCCAGGAATTTACTGGTTTTGAAGATATCAATAACAGAAGAGAATTTACCTATAATAATTTATTAGGACTTGAATATTCTAAAAAACTGGGGGATCACACATTTAATCTGGCTGGTAATTTTGAATATAACTTTGCTAATCTCGAGGCAAATAATATGAGGCAGAGAGGCCTGAATCCTAAAACTTTTATACCTAATACTGGTGCTGGTTATGTAGGTGATCTATCTACAAATGACTTTTATGCTCCTCAGATTTCAGCTTCACAACTAAGATATAATTTAGTGTCTTATTTTGGGAATTTTGATTACGATTATAAAAAGAGATATGGTTTTGTAGCTACTGCCAGAAGAGATGGAACAAGCAGGTTTATTGGAGATTTACAATGGGGAACATTCTGGTCTTTAGGAGCAAGATGGAATATTAATGAAGAAAATTTTTTGAAAGATGTTTCTTTTATTAATGATTTGAAAATTAGAGGTTCTTGGGGAACAGTAGGAAATCAAAGGGTAATTGACGGAACTGTTTTTGCAGGCCTTAATCCCCCTCGATTTGCAGATATATATTCAATTCCTGCAGCAGCAGCAAGCTCATATAATGGAGGCCAAATTTATAATATTAATTTTGGAGATCCACAATTGCGTTGGGAAACTACAAAAACATATAATATTGGTTTAGATTGGGAGTTATTTAACAGACGTTTCAGAGGATCTTTTGACCATTATAATAAAAAGACAATAGATCTTTTTATGCCGGATCCTACAGCTCCAATACTCGGAACTATTAATATTGTTAGAAATACCAATGCAACATTAGTAAATAAAGGACTTGAGTTAAACTTGGCATATGATGTAATAAAAAGTGAAAATACCAGATTTACTTTAAGAGCTAATGCTGCAAGAAATGAACAAACATTTGATAATTATCCACTTGGTTTAGTAGATCAACTCCAAAATCCAACATACAGATCAATAAATGGAAATATGCTAAATTTACCATATGTATATCATTATATAGGAGTAAATCCGGCTAATGGAAATTTATTATTTGAGGATATTAATGGTAATCCTACAGAAAATCCAACCAATGCAGACAGAAAAGTTTATAAGTATAATAATTTTCCAAAATATCAGGGCGGTTTTGGTTTCGATTTAGAATGGAAAGGATTTTTTGCATCAACGACATTCACTTTTGTATCTAGTTTTGCAAGATATGATTATGACTTAGCAAATTCTTTAGATCCATCTAATTTAGGTACTTTTAATGTATCAAGTGATTTATTAAATGCGTGGACAAGCACAAATACCAATACTAACATACCATCATTAAATGCAGCTAATTTTGCAGCTCAGGATAATTCTGACCGTTTTTTGGTAGATGGATCATATGTTAGGCTTAGAAATGCTCAATTAGGATACAGACTACCAAAAAGTCTCATTCAGAATACTTTTGTAAGAGATCTTACTATTACTTTGCAGGGTGAGAATTTATATACTTGGACAGATTGGAAAGGTTTTGATCCTGAAAGTAATAGGACAAATGATGTCTATCAATATCCGACACCTAGAACATTTACATTAGGCCTTATGGTTAAATTTTAA
- a CDS encoding RagB/SusD family nutrient uptake outer membrane protein has product MKKIINAIILTSSLFLVSCSEDVLDPYTPGSLTEEVALTTSSDIEKVMNAAYLQLTSRTESVFTSVFTDEVGIGYANGGQGLNTEYVFFMNPSQISPINLWNGTYFALARINRVLVYADKITPVNNDDAKKLANLKAQALTLRAYCHLKLMAYFSTNLKDDNALAAVLADRVFLPDEKQNLRATNGVFYSSIQADLNSAISIFTNNSIAFSSVYANATFARGLKARAYAFKGDYTNAEIWANNVITSSGLTLATPAEYRALFFTDSQPLTSEVIFKFKRTNNQNSQDTNLHNGWVSVRPNLAGSPFYEVSRSLHNLLNPANLPAGSLATLGDVRANVIIAPSSLIDANYATSTDYRNTDRLIINKHGGVVSGTATAAVTAGNGFNNDIKVMRLSEMYMIKAEARTAANDLAGAATAIKSLLDARFSTPQALPSFTNATQAWAEILKQRRIEFAYEGYRYVDLKRLGSLAGVGINRDPADYSSSSANYPAANPSNLPLNSNKWTLPIPQDEINVNKAIQQNPGY; this is encoded by the coding sequence ATGAAAAAAATAATAAATGCTATAATTTTAACAAGCAGCTTGTTTTTAGTATCATGTAGTGAAGATGTATTGGATCCTTATACACCAGGTTCACTAACAGAAGAAGTAGCTTTAACGACCAGCAGTGACATAGAAAAAGTAATGAACGCTGCATACTTACAACTTACAAGTAGGACAGAATCAGTTTTTACATCAGTTTTTACAGATGAAGTTGGCATAGGATATGCAAATGGTGGTCAGGGACTTAATACTGAATATGTCTTCTTTATGAACCCCAGCCAGATAAGTCCTATTAACTTATGGAACGGTACATACTTTGCGCTTGCAAGAATTAATAGAGTTTTAGTATATGCAGATAAAATTACGCCTGTTAATAATGATGATGCAAAAAAACTTGCAAATTTAAAAGCACAGGCGCTAACACTGAGAGCTTACTGCCATTTAAAATTAATGGCCTACTTCTCAACTAATTTAAAAGATGATAATGCACTAGCCGCTGTTTTAGCAGACAGAGTCTTTTTGCCAGATGAAAAACAGAATTTAAGAGCTACGAACGGAGTGTTTTATTCAAGTATTCAGGCGGATCTGAATAGTGCTATTTCAATCTTTACCAATAATAGTATTGCTTTTTCAAGTGTCTATGCAAATGCAACATTTGCGCGAGGACTAAAAGCAAGAGCCTATGCATTTAAGGGAGATTATACTAATGCTGAAATATGGGCAAATAACGTAATAACCAGTTCAGGTTTAACTTTAGCAACTCCAGCTGAATATCGTGCTTTGTTTTTCACAGATTCTCAGCCATTAACTTCAGAAGTGATTTTTAAGTTTAAAAGAACCAATAATCAGAATTCTCAGGATACTAATCTTCATAATGGATGGGTTTCCGTTAGACCTAATTTAGCAGGTTCTCCTTTTTATGAGGTAAGTAGATCGTTACATAATTTATTGAACCCAGCTAATTTGCCTGCCGGATCATTGGCTACATTGGGAGATGTAAGAGCAAATGTAATCATTGCACCTTCTTCTTTGATTGATGCAAATTATGCTACATCCACTGATTATAGAAATACAGATCGTCTTATTATAAATAAGCATGGAGGAGTTGTTTCTGGTACAGCTACTGCTGCAGTAACTGCTGGAAATGGATTCAACAATGATATTAAGGTTATGAGACTGTCAGAAATGTATATGATTAAAGCAGAAGCAAGAACTGCAGCTAATGATTTAGCAGGTGCTGCTACAGCTATTAAAAGCTTATTAGATGCCCGTTTCTCTACGCCTCAAGCTCTGCCTTCATTCACAAATGCAACTCAGGCTTGGGCTGAAATTCTTAAACAGAGAAGAATTGAATTTGCATATGAAGGTTATAGATATGTAGATTTAAAAAGATTGGGAAGCCTTGCTGGCGTTGGGATAAATAGAGATCCGGCTGATTATTCATCGAGTTCAGCAAATTATCCGGCTGCAAATCCATCTAACTTACCTCTTAACAGTAATAAATGGACTCTGCCGATTCCACAAGATGAAATAAATGTTAATAAAGCAATCCAGCAAAACCCTGGCTATTAA